In a genomic window of Streptomyces koelreuteriae:
- a CDS encoding ABC transporter permease: MSLKALRIMWRVTALNFRAQMEYRTEFLLMIAIGAIWQVSVIVFATVLLTRFAGMGGWDSSDVLLIPATRMLAHGLFVLLLGRVHFAGRQIQEGRVDIYLMRPMPVHRQIQLAYFPTNAIGDLTVAAGLMVGALSRSDLDWTAGRIGYLIAAVLGGMLLEAALFTVVASAALRFPAADYWGRWLEELLGTFGSYPLNVLPRAVGGFLTYGLPLAFVAFFPAAVLTGHGHTTGVPYWLAAASPLLGLLAYLGARLLWRWSLRHYSGVNG; this comes from the coding sequence ATGTCGTTGAAGGCTCTGCGGATCATGTGGCGTGTGACGGCGCTCAACTTCCGCGCGCAGATGGAGTACCGCACCGAGTTCCTGCTGATGATCGCGATCGGGGCGATCTGGCAGGTGTCTGTGATCGTGTTCGCCACGGTGCTGCTGACCCGGTTCGCTGGGATGGGCGGCTGGGACAGCTCGGACGTGCTGCTGATCCCGGCGACGCGCATGCTGGCGCACGGTCTGTTCGTACTGCTCCTGGGGCGGGTGCACTTCGCCGGCCGGCAGATCCAGGAGGGCCGCGTCGACATCTATCTGATGCGTCCCATGCCGGTGCACCGGCAGATCCAGCTGGCCTACTTCCCCACCAACGCCATCGGGGACCTGACCGTCGCGGCGGGCCTGATGGTGGGCGCCCTGTCCCGCAGCGACCTGGACTGGACGGCGGGCCGGATCGGCTATCTGATCGCGGCCGTGCTGGGCGGCATGCTGCTGGAGGCGGCCCTGTTCACGGTCGTCGCCAGTGCGGCGCTGCGTTTCCCGGCGGCGGACTACTGGGGCCGCTGGCTGGAGGAACTCCTCGGCACGTTCGGCAGCTACCCGCTGAACGTCCTGCCCAGGGCGGTGGGCGGCTTCCTGACCTACGGCCTCCCGCTCGCGTTCGTCGCCTTCTTCCCGGCGGCGGTGCTGACCGGGCACGGACATACGACCGGTGTGCCGTACTGGCTGGCGGCGGCCTCACCACTGCTCGGGCTGCTGGCGTATCTGGGGGCGCGGCTGCTGTGGCGGTGGAGTCTGCGGCACTACAGCGGGGTCAACGGCTGA
- a CDS encoding ROK family transcriptional regulator, with translation MKRTSRDIRTANRYEVLRQIIAESPTSRQELAAATGLSLATVATLVGELLDLRMITEVGFEDSAGGRPRGLVAVNASGGALIGVDIAETYVHVELFDLGLNVLARAEEDVRASESLPEQVVGHVATAVGSVVTQAGIEGARVLGVGVSVPGQVDRATGIAEYAPNWDWHDVPLLDLLTEHIAYPLYLDNPLRASAVAELWFGAARGAGTAVVVNLGTGVGAGLVLGGGLHRGVSNSAGEWGHTTMVLDGRLCRCGNHGCVETYVGARGIMLNLREIGPDSALLHADDQTATIDALARGIATDDPVARRAVHETARYLGAGVADLVNLFNPEIVVLSSWVARTLGEPLLHEVREAVTRHALPRPLAATEIVLSPIPTDPVCLGAATFALEGALQAVGQKNGKRAAPVRSRTAAAPPS, from the coding sequence CGGCAGGAGCTGGCGGCCGCGACCGGCCTCAGCCTCGCCACGGTGGCCACGCTCGTGGGCGAGCTGCTCGACCTCCGCATGATCACGGAGGTCGGCTTCGAGGACTCGGCCGGCGGCCGGCCCCGGGGCCTGGTGGCGGTCAACGCCTCAGGGGGCGCGCTGATCGGCGTCGACATCGCCGAGACCTACGTCCATGTCGAGCTGTTCGACCTGGGGCTGAACGTGCTGGCCCGCGCCGAGGAGGACGTCCGCGCGAGTGAGAGCCTGCCCGAGCAGGTGGTCGGCCATGTGGCCACCGCCGTCGGCTCGGTCGTCACCCAGGCCGGAATCGAGGGCGCCCGGGTGCTCGGGGTCGGGGTGAGCGTGCCGGGGCAGGTGGACCGTGCCACCGGCATCGCGGAGTACGCGCCCAACTGGGACTGGCACGACGTACCGCTGCTGGACCTGCTCACCGAGCACATCGCCTACCCGCTCTACCTGGACAACCCGCTGCGCGCCAGCGCGGTCGCCGAGCTGTGGTTCGGGGCCGCGCGCGGGGCCGGGACCGCCGTGGTGGTCAACCTCGGGACCGGGGTGGGCGCCGGGCTCGTCCTCGGCGGCGGGCTGCATCGCGGCGTGAGCAACAGCGCCGGCGAGTGGGGCCACACCACGATGGTGCTGGACGGGCGGCTGTGCCGCTGCGGCAATCACGGCTGTGTGGAGACGTACGTCGGCGCGCGCGGGATCATGCTGAACCTGCGGGAGATCGGCCCCGACAGCGCGCTGCTGCACGCGGACGACCAGACGGCGACCATCGACGCGCTGGCCCGCGGCATCGCGACGGACGACCCGGTGGCACGCCGGGCCGTGCACGAGACCGCCCGCTATCTGGGCGCCGGTGTCGCGGACCTGGTGAACCTGTTCAACCCCGAGATCGTCGTGCTGAGCAGCTGGGTCGCCCGCACCCTGGGCGAACCGCTGCTGCACGAGGTGCGCGAGGCCGTGACCCGGCACGCGCTGCCGCGGCCGCTGGCCGCCACCGAGATCGTCCTCTCCCCGATCCCCACCGACCCGGTGTGCCTGGGCGCGGCGACGTTCGCGCTGGAGGGCGCGCTCCAGGCCGTCGGGCAGAAGAACGGCAAACGCGCCGCCCCCGTGAGGAGCCGTACCGCGGCCGCACCACCCTCGTAG
- a CDS encoding ABC-2 family transporter protein, with product MAVLHAWRAARVTPLGELNAPPRMTAVALRLAVQVVLVWSLWRGLYAHSGTTAGLSRDQAVTYAVLAVLASRLRELDQYTGRDTVLQHMHFGTIVYWYLRPLPPQRYYALRAAGEQLYGLAWALTGYVVCLATGLVEPPRSAAVAAVFVVSMLLGQWVLYYVMLTLDQLCFWTIRNNAAMLILLFAQNLLSGVYAPLWFFPDWFVTMSAFLPFQATLSVPLSLYVGRIPLSDAAFQLCVQAAWVVALALFTRLLWRRAARRVISQGG from the coding sequence ATGGCCGTGCTGCACGCCTGGCGCGCCGCCCGCGTCACCCCGCTCGGCGAGCTGAACGCCCCGCCCCGGATGACGGCCGTCGCGCTGCGGCTGGCCGTGCAGGTGGTGCTGGTCTGGTCGCTGTGGCGCGGCCTGTACGCGCACTCCGGCACGACCGCCGGCCTGAGCCGCGACCAGGCTGTCACCTACGCCGTGCTGGCCGTACTGGCGTCCCGGCTGCGGGAGCTGGACCAGTACACGGGCCGGGACACGGTCCTCCAGCACATGCACTTCGGCACCATCGTCTACTGGTATCTGCGCCCGCTGCCGCCGCAGCGCTACTACGCCCTGCGGGCCGCCGGCGAGCAGTTGTACGGGCTCGCGTGGGCGCTGACCGGCTATGTGGTCTGCCTGGCCACCGGGCTCGTCGAGCCGCCCCGCTCGGCGGCGGTGGCCGCGGTGTTCGTGGTCAGCATGCTGCTGGGCCAGTGGGTCCTGTACTACGTGATGCTCACGCTCGACCAGTTGTGCTTCTGGACGATCCGCAACAACGCGGCGATGCTCATCCTGCTGTTCGCGCAGAACCTGCTGTCCGGGGTGTACGCGCCGCTGTGGTTCTTCCCGGACTGGTTCGTGACGATGAGCGCCTTCCTGCCCTTCCAGGCCACGCTGAGCGTGCCGCTGTCGCTGTACGTGGGACGGATCCCCCTGTCCGACGCGGCCTTCCAGCTCTGCGTCCAGGCCGCCTGGGTGGTGGCGCTGGCGTTGTTCACCCGGCTGCTGTGGCGGCGGGCCGCCCGGCGCGTGATCTCGCAGGGAGGCTGA
- a CDS encoding glycoside hydrolase family 2 TIM barrel-domain containing protein, which yields MSFRTTVDYVEDVSPGSGALPARAWYAASDAASLSLNGSWRFRLSATVDAEDDSFAEEGYDARDWAEVTVPGHWVLQGDGAFGSPIYTNHLYPFPVDPPHVPTENPTGDHLRVFDLPSDWPSDGGAVLRFDGVESCARLWLNGTELGEFKGSRLAHEFAVGHLLKPGGNVLAVRVHQWSAGSYLEDQDQWWLPGIFRDVTLLHRPAGSVGDFFVHASYDHTTGEGTLRVDSDVEGRVTVPGLDIDVATGEPVTVAVEPWTAETPKLYDGVLATEGERVPLRIGFRTVALEDGLIKVNGRAVLFKGVNRHEWHPERGRALDLETMREDVLLMKRHNLNAVRTSHYPPHPAFLDLCDEYGLWVIDECDLETHGFTEQDWRDNPVDDDRWTPALLDRAERMVERDKNHPSVVFWSLGNEAGTGRGLTAMAEWIHDRDPERLVHYEGDWNCRDTDVYSRMYAFHDEVDTIGRRLDGGTGKRRELPFIQCEYGHAMGNGPGGLADYQELFEKHERLQGGFIWEWIDHGVKHAELGYAYGGDFGEELHDGNFVCDGLVFPDRTPSPGLIEYKKVIEPVRIEGDGTDGTVRITNQQDFADLSELAFEWSCQVDGETVESGPLAVPVLAPGESAEVKLPEPPADGRGGERQWTVRALLAEDTVWGPKDHVVAWGQFAVGARPLPSFPASDRPVADTDRITLGPAEFDPRTGALRSIGGVTVGAAPKLDVWRAPTDNDDGAEWQTDTRYGMLWRTLGLHRMRHRLVSVEAGDDALTVRTRVAPAAREVGLDTVYRWTSDGERLRLTVSVTPTGDWTVPLPRLGVRFGLDRADRVEWFGGGPGEAYPDTRTASMVGRWQSTVDGLQTPYVRPQENGARADVRWVELGGLRIEGDPEFWFTARRWTTEQLEAARHRTDLTAGDTVWVNLDHGQHGIGSQSCGPGPLPQYFLKAEPVEFSFVFSTTD from the coding sequence ATGTCTTTCCGCACCACCGTCGACTACGTCGAGGACGTCTCCCCGGGCAGCGGGGCCCTTCCGGCCCGTGCCTGGTACGCGGCCTCGGACGCCGCTTCCCTGTCGCTGAACGGCAGCTGGCGCTTCCGGCTGTCGGCCACCGTCGACGCCGAGGACGACTCGTTCGCCGAGGAGGGCTACGACGCCCGGGACTGGGCCGAGGTCACGGTCCCCGGGCACTGGGTCCTCCAGGGCGACGGGGCGTTCGGGTCCCCGATCTACACCAACCACCTCTATCCCTTCCCGGTGGACCCGCCGCACGTCCCGACCGAGAATCCGACCGGTGACCATCTGCGCGTCTTCGACCTGCCGTCCGACTGGCCGTCGGACGGCGGGGCGGTGCTGCGGTTCGACGGCGTCGAGTCCTGCGCCCGTCTCTGGCTGAACGGCACGGAGCTCGGCGAGTTCAAGGGCTCCCGGCTGGCGCACGAGTTCGCGGTGGGGCATCTGCTGAAGCCGGGCGGCAACGTCCTGGCGGTGCGGGTGCACCAGTGGTCGGCGGGCTCGTACCTGGAGGACCAGGACCAGTGGTGGCTGCCGGGCATCTTCCGTGACGTGACGCTGCTGCACCGCCCGGCGGGCAGCGTGGGCGACTTCTTCGTGCACGCGTCGTACGACCACACCACCGGCGAGGGCACCCTGCGCGTCGACTCCGACGTCGAGGGACGGGTGACCGTCCCCGGGCTGGACATCGATGTCGCGACGGGTGAGCCGGTGACGGTCGCGGTCGAGCCGTGGACCGCCGAGACGCCGAAGCTGTACGACGGGGTGCTGGCCACCGAGGGCGAGCGGGTGCCGCTGCGGATCGGTTTCCGGACCGTCGCCCTCGAGGACGGGCTCATCAAGGTCAACGGCAGGGCCGTCCTCTTCAAGGGCGTCAACCGGCACGAGTGGCACCCGGAGAGGGGCCGTGCCCTCGACCTGGAGACCATGCGTGAGGACGTGCTGCTGATGAAGCGGCACAACCTCAACGCCGTGCGCACCTCGCACTACCCGCCGCACCCGGCCTTCCTGGACCTGTGCGACGAGTACGGTCTGTGGGTCATCGACGAGTGCGACCTGGAGACCCACGGCTTCACCGAGCAGGACTGGCGGGACAACCCGGTCGACGACGACCGCTGGACCCCGGCCCTGCTGGACCGCGCGGAGCGGATGGTCGAGCGGGACAAGAACCACCCGTCGGTGGTGTTCTGGTCGCTGGGCAACGAGGCCGGCACCGGCCGCGGGCTCACCGCGATGGCCGAGTGGATCCACGACCGCGACCCCGAGCGCCTCGTGCACTACGAGGGCGACTGGAACTGCCGCGACACGGACGTGTACTCGCGGATGTACGCCTTCCACGACGAGGTCGACACGATCGGGCGGCGGCTCGACGGCGGTACCGGCAAGCGCCGCGAACTCCCCTTCATCCAGTGCGAGTACGGGCACGCGATGGGCAACGGCCCGGGCGGGCTCGCCGACTACCAGGAGCTGTTCGAGAAGCACGAGCGGCTCCAGGGCGGGTTCATCTGGGAGTGGATCGACCACGGCGTGAAGCACGCCGAGCTGGGTTACGCCTACGGCGGTGACTTCGGCGAGGAGCTGCACGACGGCAACTTCGTCTGCGACGGGCTGGTCTTCCCGGACCGGACGCCGTCGCCGGGCCTGATCGAGTACAAGAAGGTCATCGAGCCGGTCCGCATCGAGGGCGACGGCACCGACGGCACCGTGCGGATCACCAACCAGCAGGACTTCGCCGACCTGTCCGAGCTGGCCTTCGAGTGGTCCTGCCAGGTGGACGGCGAGACCGTCGAGTCGGGCCCGCTCGCGGTGCCGGTGCTCGCGCCGGGCGAGTCGGCCGAGGTGAAGCTGCCGGAGCCGCCCGCGGACGGCCGGGGCGGCGAACGCCAGTGGACGGTGCGGGCGCTGCTCGCCGAGGACACGGTCTGGGGTCCGAAGGACCATGTCGTGGCCTGGGGCCAGTTCGCCGTGGGGGCACGGCCGCTGCCGTCCTTCCCGGCGAGCGACCGGCCCGTGGCCGACACGGACCGGATCACCCTCGGCCCCGCCGAGTTCGACCCCCGCACCGGCGCCCTGCGCTCGATCGGCGGGGTCACGGTCGGCGCGGCACCGAAGCTGGACGTGTGGCGGGCGCCGACCGACAACGACGACGGCGCGGAATGGCAGACCGACACCCGCTACGGGATGCTGTGGCGCACGCTCGGCCTGCACCGCATGCGGCACCGCCTGGTCTCGGTCGAGGCCGGCGACGACGCGCTGACCGTCCGCACCCGGGTGGCACCGGCGGCCCGCGAGGTCGGCCTGGACACGGTGTACCGCTGGACGTCCGACGGCGAGCGGCTGCGCCTGACCGTGTCCGTGACCCCCACGGGCGACTGGACGGTGCCGCTGCCCCGGCTCGGTGTCCGCTTCGGACTGGATCGGGCCGACCGCGTGGAGTGGTTCGGCGGCGGTCCGGGCGAGGCGTACCCGGACACCCGGACGGCGTCGATGGTGGGCCGCTGGCAGTCGACGGTGGACGGGCTGCAGACGCCGTACGTCCGTCCGCAGGAGAACGGTGCCCGTGCCGATGTCCGCTGGGTGGAGCTGGGCGGACTGCGGATCGAGGGCGACCCGGAGTTCTGGTTCACCGCGCGGCGCTGGACGACCGAGCAGCTGGAGGCGGCCCGGCACCGCACCGACCTGACGGCCGGCGACACGGTGTGGGTCAACCTCGACCACGGGCAGCACGGCATCGGCTCGCAGTCGTGCGGCCCGGGTCCGCTGCCGCAGTACTTCCTGAAGGCGGAGCCGGTGGAATTCTCGTTCGTGTTCTCGACCACCGATTAA
- a CDS encoding IS5 family transposase (programmed frameshift): MRRHELTDESWAVIEPLLAPPRMGRPVRDRRQVVNGILWKLSTGAAWRDLPERYGPWKTVYERFRRWSADGTWDRLLAQVQQHCDAVGAVDWTVVCVDSTTVRAHQHAAGARKGGSGPGEAIGRSRGGLTTKIHLACDGQGRPLAFTLTAGNVNDCTQFEQVMARISVSRRGPGRPRTRPDRVVADKGYSSTKIRSYLRRRGIRAAIPERIDQINGRIRRGESLCRLDRTTYRRRNLVERCFNKLKHNKALATRYDKRARHYQAMVTLACLRLWLP, from the exons GTGCGTCGTCATGAGCTGACTGATGAGTCGTGGGCGGTGATCGAGCCGTTGCTGGCTCCTCCGCGGATGGGGCGTCCGGTGCGGGATCGTCGGCAGGTGGTCAACGGCATCCTGTGGAAGCTGTCCACGGGGGCGGCCTGGCGGGACCTGCCTGAGCGTTACGGCCCGTGGAAGACGGTCTACGAACGTTTCCGCCGCTGGTCGGCAGACGGCACCTGGGACCGGCTGCTGGCCCAGGTCCAGCAGCACTGCGATGCCGTGGGCGCCGTGGACTGGACTGTCGTCTGCGTCGACTCCACGACTGTGCGGGCTCACCAGCATGCGGCCGGGGCCCGAAAAGGGGGCTCTG GGCCGGGCGAGGCGATCGGCCGGTCCCGTGGCGGGCTGACTACGAAGATCCACCTGGCCTGTGATGGGCAGGGCCGGCCGCTCGCCTTTACCCTGACCGCTGGGAACGTCAACGACTGCACCCAGTTCGAGCAGGTCATGGCCCGCATCAGCGTCAGCCGACGCGGGCCCGGCCGGCCCAGAACGCGGCCCGATCGGGTCGTCGCGGACAAGGGCTACTCGTCCACGAAGATCCGCTCCTACCTGCGTCGGCGGGGCATCAGAGCCGCGATCCCAGAGCGGATCGACCAGATCAACGGCCGCATCCGCCGAGGCGAAAGCCTCTGCCGACTCGACCGGACCACCTACCGGCGCCGCAACCTCGTCGAGCGCTGCTTCAACAAGCTCAAGCACAACAAGGCCCTGGCCACTCGCTACGACAAACGCGCCCGCCACTACCAAGCCATGGTCACCCTCGCCTGCCTACGCCTCTGGCTCCCCTGA
- a CDS encoding carbohydrate ABC transporter permease, translating into MTTTMPKVRKSAPTPDAPSRVRRSGGVMSSTGLYIATGIAALLFLVPFYILVRNALSTDAEITGENWKIFPTDIQWGNLSELFTDETVPFAQSLWNSAVVATLHTVGVLLVCSLAGYGLARIPYKHANKVFYAVLGTLMVPTAVTFVPSFVLVSSLGWVDTYRGLIIPGLFSGFTCFLFRQYFLGFPKELEEAARMDGLGYWGAYWRVVVPNSLNFFAAMATITFINGWNAFLWPLVIGQDPSSWTVQVALSSYMTNQTVVFHLIFMATAISILPLVFVFLFLQRWLVQGIAQTGIKG; encoded by the coding sequence GTGACCACCACCATGCCCAAGGTGCGGAAATCCGCGCCGACGCCGGACGCACCGAGCCGGGTCAGGCGCAGTGGCGGCGTGATGAGCTCCACCGGGCTCTACATCGCCACGGGCATCGCCGCTCTCCTCTTCCTGGTCCCGTTCTACATCCTCGTCCGCAACGCCCTCTCCACCGACGCCGAGATCACCGGAGAGAACTGGAAGATCTTCCCCACGGACATCCAGTGGGGCAATCTCAGCGAACTCTTCACCGACGAGACGGTCCCCTTCGCCCAGTCCCTGTGGAACTCGGCGGTCGTGGCCACCCTGCACACCGTCGGCGTCCTGCTGGTGTGCTCCCTCGCGGGATACGGTCTGGCCCGCATCCCGTACAAGCACGCCAACAAGGTGTTCTACGCCGTTCTCGGCACCCTGATGGTTCCGACCGCGGTCACCTTCGTACCGAGCTTCGTGCTGGTCTCCTCGCTCGGCTGGGTGGACACCTACCGAGGCCTCATCATTCCGGGCCTGTTCAGTGGTTTCACCTGCTTCCTCTTCCGGCAGTACTTCCTGGGATTCCCCAAGGAGCTGGAGGAGGCGGCGCGCATGGACGGACTGGGCTACTGGGGTGCGTACTGGCGTGTCGTCGTACCCAACTCGCTGAACTTCTTCGCGGCGATGGCGACCATCACCTTCATCAACGGCTGGAACGCGTTCCTGTGGCCGCTGGTCATCGGCCAGGACCCGAGTTCGTGGACCGTCCAGGTCGCACTCTCCAGCTACATGACCAACCAGACCGTCGTCTTCCACCTGATCTTCATGGCCACGGCCATTTCCATCCTGCCCCTGGTGTTCGTCTTCCTCTTCCTCCAGCGCTGGCTGGTGCAGGGGATCGCCCAGACCGGCATCAAGGGCTGA
- a CDS encoding carbohydrate ABC transporter permease encodes MSTTTKLDLASPASAKASSAKPRRGLRGSPTVNFWLFTGPFLIGLAIFVYTPILWSLWLSFFEARFTVTPDKFVGFDNYVYMLTNDDFVGSLGTFTAFAAFIVPTTWALSLGLALLVNRMRFMRAFFRSVFFLPTAVSYVAASLIWKMSIFSGVRFGLMNTVLGWFGIDNIAWLIDPNPPWYWLVIVTARLWLQSGFYMILFIAALQNIPDELYEAAAIDGAKPGWQTFRYITLPQLRATSTAVILLLLIAAYQAFDEFFNLLSKTTWGRPPLVELYYKALGESQDYGAGSAGALILTVLICAVTLLQGKIMGFGRGDESK; translated from the coding sequence ATGTCGACGACCACCAAGCTCGACCTCGCGAGCCCTGCCTCGGCGAAGGCCTCTTCGGCCAAGCCGCGGCGGGGTCTGCGGGGCAGCCCCACCGTCAACTTCTGGCTTTTCACCGGGCCGTTCCTGATCGGTCTGGCGATCTTCGTCTACACGCCGATCCTCTGGAGCCTGTGGCTCAGCTTCTTCGAGGCCCGCTTCACCGTCACGCCCGACAAGTTCGTCGGCTTCGACAACTACGTGTACATGCTGACGAACGACGACTTCGTCGGCTCGCTCGGCACCTTCACCGCCTTCGCCGCGTTCATCGTGCCCACCACCTGGGCGCTCTCGCTGGGGCTCGCCCTGCTGGTGAACCGGATGCGCTTCATGCGGGCCTTCTTCCGGTCGGTCTTCTTCCTGCCGACCGCGGTCAGCTATGTCGCCGCTTCGCTGATCTGGAAGATGTCCATCTTCAGCGGCGTCCGCTTCGGCCTGATGAACACGGTCCTCGGCTGGTTCGGCATCGACAACATCGCCTGGCTGATCGACCCCAACCCGCCCTGGTACTGGCTGGTCATCGTGACCGCCCGGCTGTGGCTGCAGTCCGGCTTCTACATGATCCTGTTCATCGCGGCGCTGCAGAACATCCCGGACGAGCTGTACGAGGCCGCAGCCATCGACGGGGCCAAGCCGGGCTGGCAGACTTTCCGGTACATCACCCTGCCCCAACTGCGCGCGACGTCCACGGCGGTGATCCTGCTGCTGCTCATCGCCGCTTACCAGGCCTTCGACGAGTTCTTCAACCTGCTGTCGAAGACCACCTGGGGCCGACCGCCCCTCGTCGAGCTGTACTACAAAGCCCTGGGCGAGAGCCAGGACTACGGCGCCGGCAGCGCGGGCGCGCTCATCCTGACCGTGCTGATCTGTGCCGTGACTCTGCTCCAGGGCAAGATCATGGGCTTTGGAAGGGGTGACGAGTCCAAGTGA
- a CDS encoding ABC transporter substrate-binding protein produces the protein MSASSNMNWDRRNVLRAAMGLAAAGGLAACGSNTGRGGGSGSGTNLVQMFHAYGEAGTEQAIKRYAKAYKDANVTTQWITSSDFESKLFSALLTKNAPDLFEFHPQIQMVKSGQVADLTDIIDPVKDDFNPADIKSHTVDGKIYGVRMIDDPQFFFYRKSMLEKAKVEVPTTLDELMEAAAKLTTGKVKGLYMGNDLHSVNDTLIWSAGAQHLTEKNEIAYHTDGVVEGLKKMRKLFTSGDLLLGAPTESWDPSSFNQGLCAIQFCGMWAMPAIQDALGDDWGVFPFPKVTDSGKPSVYNGGWSMFVNAKGKNVDAAKEYVKWLWIDKKDYQEDWATSYGFHIPPRASLAKTADKLKSGNAAEGVRLFNEFGHFDNIGWTQAMRTAFEDVFANSVRKNMDPEAALDKCDAAVNRELKKLFG, from the coding sequence ATGTCGGCATCGAGCAACATGAACTGGGACCGCCGCAACGTACTGCGGGCCGCGATGGGCCTGGCCGCCGCGGGCGGACTCGCCGCGTGCGGCAGCAACACGGGGCGGGGCGGTGGGTCCGGGTCGGGCACCAACCTGGTGCAGATGTTCCACGCGTACGGTGAGGCGGGCACCGAGCAGGCCATCAAGCGGTACGCGAAGGCGTACAAGGACGCCAACGTGACCACGCAGTGGATCACCAGCTCCGACTTCGAGAGCAAGCTCTTCTCGGCCCTGCTCACCAAGAACGCGCCCGACCTCTTCGAGTTCCACCCGCAGATCCAGATGGTCAAGAGCGGCCAGGTGGCGGACCTGACCGACATCATCGATCCGGTCAAGGACGACTTCAACCCGGCCGACATCAAGTCGCACACGGTCGACGGGAAGATATACGGCGTCCGGATGATCGACGACCCGCAGTTCTTCTTCTACCGCAAGTCGATGCTGGAGAAGGCCAAGGTCGAGGTACCGACCACGCTCGACGAGCTGATGGAGGCCGCCGCCAAGCTCACCACCGGCAAGGTCAAGGGCCTGTACATGGGCAACGACCTGCACAGCGTCAACGACACGTTGATCTGGTCGGCCGGCGCCCAGCACCTCACCGAGAAGAACGAGATCGCGTATCACACGGACGGCGTCGTCGAGGGCCTGAAGAAGATGCGCAAGCTGTTCACCAGCGGCGATCTGCTCCTGGGCGCCCCGACCGAGTCCTGGGACCCCTCTTCGTTCAACCAGGGCCTCTGCGCCATCCAGTTCTGCGGTATGTGGGCGATGCCGGCGATCCAGGACGCGCTCGGCGACGACTGGGGTGTCTTCCCCTTCCCGAAGGTCACGGACTCCGGCAAGCCGTCGGTCTACAACGGCGGCTGGTCGATGTTCGTCAACGCCAAGGGCAAGAACGTCGACGCGGCCAAGGAATACGTCAAGTGGCTGTGGATCGACAAGAAGGACTACCAGGAGGACTGGGCCACCTCCTACGGCTTCCACATCCCGCCGCGCGCCTCGCTCGCCAAGACGGCCGACAAGCTCAAGTCGGGCAACGCCGCCGAGGGTGTGCGGCTCTTCAACGAGTTCGGGCACTTCGACAACATCGGCTGGACCCAGGCCATGCGCACCGCCTTCGAGGACGTCTTCGCCAACAGCGTCCGCAAGAACATGGACCCGGAGGCCGCCCTCGACAAGTGCGACGCGGCCGTCAACCGCGAGCTCAAGAAGCTGTTCGGATAG
- a CDS encoding ABC transporter ATP-binding protein, which produces MNVAIEVRGLSRTFHTTVRRPGFTGAVRSLVNPERVARHAVSDITFDVPAGELLALLGPNGAGKSTTIKMLTGILTPTSGEARVAGVVPYRERERNARNVGAMFGQRTQLWWDLPVRESFAILRDIYEVPKAEHAARLKEFDEILDLSSFWDTRVRHLSLGQRVRSDLAAALLHDPPVVFLDEPTIGMDVVVKEQVREFLRHQVEQRGRTVLLTTHDMTEVGRLAERVVLVNHGRLMLDGGLDEIRRKFGSTWQVRATLADPRAEVVPPPGTALLRHSGAQVVFGPDGPGAPTVHQALKAVIERYEVTDIALDEADLEDVMRAAYAHAGEV; this is translated from the coding sequence TTGAATGTCGCCATCGAGGTCCGCGGGCTGTCCCGTACCTTCCACACCACCGTCCGCCGCCCCGGGTTCACGGGCGCGGTCCGATCCCTGGTCAACCCCGAGCGGGTGGCCAGGCACGCCGTCTCCGACATCACCTTCGACGTGCCCGCGGGCGAACTCCTCGCCCTGCTCGGCCCGAACGGCGCCGGCAAGTCCACCACCATCAAGATGCTGACCGGCATCCTCACGCCCACCTCGGGCGAGGCCCGGGTCGCGGGCGTCGTGCCGTACCGGGAGCGAGAGCGCAACGCCCGCAACGTCGGCGCGATGTTCGGGCAGCGCACGCAGCTGTGGTGGGACCTTCCGGTGCGCGAGTCGTTCGCGATCCTGCGGGACATCTACGAGGTGCCGAAGGCCGAGCACGCCGCCCGGCTGAAGGAGTTCGACGAGATCCTGGACCTGTCGTCCTTCTGGGACACCCGGGTCCGCCATCTCTCCCTCGGCCAGCGGGTGCGCAGCGACCTGGCCGCCGCCCTGCTGCACGATCCGCCGGTGGTCTTCCTCGACGAGCCGACCATCGGCATGGACGTGGTGGTCAAGGAGCAGGTGCGGGAGTTCCTGCGCCACCAGGTGGAGCAGCGCGGCCGTACGGTCCTGCTGACCACGCACGACATGACGGAGGTCGGGCGGCTCGCCGAGCGGGTGGTGCTGGTCAACCACGGCCGGCTGATGCTGGACGGCGGCCTCGACGAGATCCGCAGGAAGTTCGGCTCCACCTGGCAGGTGCGGGCCACCCTCGCCGACCCGCGTGCCGAGGTCGTGCCGCCGCCCGGCACCGCGCTCCTGCGGCACAGCGGCGCACAGGTCGTCTTCGGCCCCGACGGACCCGGCGCGCCCACCGTCCACCAGGCGCTCAAGGCGGTGATCGAGCGGTACGAGGTGACCGACATCGCCCTGGACGAGGCGGACCTGGAGGACGTGATGCGGGCCGCGTACGCGCATGCCGGGGAGGTCTGA